A genomic window from Halogeometricum borinquense DSM 11551 includes:
- a CDS encoding winged helix-turn-helix transcriptional regulator → MADVLLPLALMYVNNNAEIEGATRFQKLAFLTQKEKDISELHEFKSDKYGPFSPSLAGSIKTLENKGIIERRTETTVSGNEKYIYSLTDEGRRVVKSLINDENRDVDHVLKAAESIKKRYQDTPLDRLLRYVYQKYPDYTEKSELDIVDKI, encoded by the coding sequence ATGGCTGATGTCTTACTCCCTCTGGCATTGATGTATGTAAATAATAACGCGGAGATAGAGGGAGCTACTCGTTTTCAAAAGCTGGCATTTTTAACTCAAAAAGAAAAAGACATCTCTGAGCTACACGAATTTAAGTCTGACAAATACGGACCATTTTCACCGTCATTAGCTGGTTCAATCAAGACATTAGAGAATAAGGGAATCATAGAAAGACGTACTGAAACTACTGTATCGGGTAATGAGAAATACATCTATTCACTAACTGATGAGGGGAGAAGAGTGGTCAAGTCCCTCATAAACGATGAGAACAGAGATGTTGACCACGTGCTCAAAGCTGCAGAGAGTATAAAAAAGAGATATCAAGATACCCCTTTGGATAGATTATTACGGTATGTATATCAGAAATATCCAGACTATACCGAAAAAAGTGAATTAGATATAGTGGACAAAATTTGA
- a CDS encoding DUF7386 family protein → MSAKAYINTNDETTSSVPEIVATDASDDPPKSKVFDAALTHLTESEENLQDVRVKYSPQMVKDCCNTQVLGLRYRTSVESRWRR, encoded by the coding sequence ATATCCGCTAAGGCGTATATCAATACGAACGACGAAACGACCTCGTCAGTACCGGAGATCGTCGCAACTGACGCGAGCGACGACCCGCCGAAGTCGAAAGTCTTTGACGCCGCGTTGACGCATCTTACCGAGTCCGAGGAGAATCTGCAGGACGTTCGTGTCAAGTACTCGCCCCAGATGGTGAAGGACTGCTGTAACACGCAGGTTCTGGGACTTCGGTATCGGACGTCTGTTGAGAGTCGGTGGCGGAGATAA
- a CDS encoding DUF6338 family protein, with the protein MATPTTIPISVLSILLLLAPGLVGLQIFFKYAQRRPSPSRTKWVAWSALTSLISLVLLYLFSGFYLLNLRRIASSLSGFLGIISINGIELSATSALFLYLSHIFVIFVGSSLLGLFDRNILNKDEILDPREPWEYAFDEIPVDGEELDIYLQDGVQLRGEFNERAWDSSKRELFLENPYKVESDGKGGQSLSDLGRSILIQSKAVSHIVFATEDPDQKRIESIEVTSETAGEIENLINEVLTPDVTGYEDQEKRDNKQDDEEDAD; encoded by the coding sequence ATGGCGACTCCAACGACTATTCCGATCAGCGTACTTTCTATCCTCTTGCTCCTAGCTCCGGGATTGGTAGGTCTTCAAATATTTTTCAAATATGCTCAGAGGAGACCTTCCCCATCACGTACTAAGTGGGTTGCTTGGAGCGCTCTCACCAGTTTAATTTCGCTTGTATTGCTCTATTTATTCTCGGGATTTTATTTACTGAACCTAAGAAGGATTGCCAGTAGTCTGAGTGGATTTCTTGGTATAATTTCTATCAATGGTATTGAACTATCTGCCACAAGTGCTTTATTCTTGTACCTATCCCATATATTTGTTATATTCGTTGGATCATCTCTTCTTGGGTTGTTTGATCGAAATATTCTAAACAAAGACGAAATTCTTGATCCACGTGAGCCATGGGAATACGCATTTGATGAAATTCCGGTAGATGGTGAAGAATTAGATATCTATCTTCAAGATGGTGTTCAACTACGAGGAGAGTTCAATGAGAGAGCGTGGGATAGCTCCAAACGCGAATTATTCCTTGAAAATCCGTATAAAGTTGAATCAGATGGCAAGGGTGGACAATCTCTATCGGATTTGGGTAGAAGCATTTTAATTCAATCTAAGGCAGTTTCGCATATTGTGTTTGCTACTGAAGATCCCGACCAGAAACGAATAGAATCTATTGAGGTCACTTCTGAAACAGCAGGAGAAATAGAAAACCTGATTAACGAAGTATTGACCCCTGACGTTACTGGCTATGAAGATCAAGAAAAGAGAGACAACAAGCAGGATGACGAAGAGGATGCGGATTAA